The Deltaproteobacteria bacterium DNA segment CGCTGCTCGAGGCGGGGGCGCGCCACCGCAGGCTCGCGGCCGACCTGGCGGGCGCCCGGGCGCTGCTCGAGGAGGAGGACGAGGAGCTGCGCCAGGAGGCGCGCGACGAGATCGCGCGCGCCGAGCCCGAGCTGGCCGCCGTCGAGCGGCGGATCCGGCTGCTCCTGGTCCCGCCCGACCCGAACGACGAGCGCAACGTGATCCTCGAGATCCGCTCCGGGGCGGGCGGCGAGGAGGCCTCGCTCTTCGCGGGCGAGCTCTACCGCATGTACTGTCGCTACGCCGAACGGCGGGGCTGGAAGGTGGAGCCGCTCTCGTTCTCCGCGAGCAGCACCGGGGGCGTCAAGGAGGTGATCGCGACCATCGCGGGCGCCGGCGTGTGGAGCCGCCTCAAGCACGAGCGCGGCGTGCACCGCGTGCAGCGCGTGCCGGTGACGGAGGCGGCGGGCCGCATCCACACCTCGACGGTGACGGTCGCGGTGCTCCCCGAGGCGGAGGAGGTCGAGATCCAGATCGACGCGAAGGACCTGCGCATCGACGTGATGCGCGCCGGCGGCCCCGGCGGCCAGAGCGTCAACACGACCGACTCCGCGGTGCGCATCACGCACCTGCCGAGCGGCCTCGTCGTGCACTGCCAGGACGAGAAGTCGCAGCTCAAGAACCGCGCCCGCGCGATGAAGATCCTGCGCGCCCGCCTGCTCGAGCAGGAGCAGGCGCGCGCCGACGCCGAGCGCGCCGCCGACCGCCGCTCGCAGGTCGGCACCGGCGAGCGCAGCGAGCGGATCCGCACCTACAACTTTCCGCAGGCGCGCGTCACCGATCACCGCGCGGGCGTGACGCTCCACAAGCTGCCGGCCGTGATCGAGGGCGAGCTCGACGAGCTGCTCGACGCGGTGGCGCTGAACCTCGCCGAGGGCGTGCGCGGCAGCGCGGAGGACGCATGAGCCACGAGCAGCGCGCCTCCGTGCCGGAGACGCCGGCCGCCGCGGCGAGCGAGCGCGCGGCGGCCGCGCGCCGCGAGCCGGCCGGCCGCCCGCCGGTCTGGACCGTGCTCGAGCTCCTGCGCTGGACCGCGCAGCACTTCGCCGAGCGCGGGATCGACACCGCCCGCCTCGACGCCGAGCTCCTCCTCGCCGACGTGCTCGGCTGCGACCGCCTGCGCCTCTACGTCGACCACGACAAGCCGGTCGCCGAGGACGAGCGCGCGCGCTTCCGCGAGCTCGTGCGCGCGCGCGCGGGCGAGCGCGTCCCGGTCTCGATCCTGCTCGGGCGCCGCGAGTTCTGGTCGCTGCCGCTCGCCGTGACGCGCGACGTCCTGACCCCGCGCCCGGAGACCGAGACGCTGGTCGCGGCCGCGCTCGACGCGCTTCCCGACCGCGAGGCGGAGTGGCGGGTGCTCGACGTCGGCACCGGCTCGGGGGCGATCGCGCTCGCGATCGCGCACGAGCGGCCGAAGGCGCGGGTGACGGCCACCGACGTCTCGCCGGCGGCGCTCGCGGTGGCGCGCGGCAACGCCGAGGCGCTCGGGCTCGGCCTGCGCGTGCGCTTCCTGGAGGGAGCGCTCTTCGCGCCGGTGGCCGCCGAGCTGGCGGCCGGCGCGCGCTTCGACGCCGTCGTCTCGAACCCGCCCTACGTGGCGCGCCGCGACGCGGAGAGCCTGCCGCCCGAGCTGCGCCACGAGCCCGCGCTCGCCCTCTTCGGCGGCGAGGACGGGAGCGAGCTCCTGCGCGCGCTCGCGGCGGAGGTGGCCGGCGCGCTCGCGCCGGGCGGCTTCGCGGCCTTCGAGCTCGATCCGCGCCAGGCGGAGGCGATGGCGGCGTGGCTCGCCGCGGGCGGCCTCGCCGGGGCGACGGTCCACCGCGACGCGGCCGGCCGGCCGCGCGTGGTGTCGGCCCGCAAGGCCTAGGGGGAGGCATGGACCGCATCGTCGTGCGCGGCGGCAACCGGCTCGCGGGCGAGGTGCGCGCGTCGGGCTCGAAGAACGCGACGCTCGCGCTGATGGCGGCGGCGCTCCTCACCGACGAGGAGACCGTGCTGCGCGGCGCGCCGCGGGTGCGCGACGTCGAGACCATGCGCCGGATCCTGGCGGCGCTCGGCGTGCCCTCGGCCTGGGAGGAGGCGGCGCCGCAGGTGCTGCGCCTCGGCGGGCGCGGGCGGCCGGGCCACCCCGAGGCGCCCTACGAGCTCGTGCGCCAGATGCGCGCCTCCTTCCTGGTGCTGGGCCCGCTCCTCGCGCGCTGCGGGATCGGCCGCGTCTCCGAGCCCGGCGGCTGCGCGATCGGGGTGCGGCCCGTCGACCAGCACTTGAAGGGGCTCGAGGCGCTCGGCGCCAAGGTGCGGCTCGACCACGGCTACGTGGAGGCGGCGGCGGCGCGCCTCGAGGGGGCGCGCTTCGCCTTCGACCTGAACACCGTGAACGGGACCCAGAACGTGATGATGGCCGCGGTGCTGGCGCGCGGCCGCACGGAGATCGAGAACGCGGCCCGCGAGCCGGAGGTGAGCGAGCTCGCCGCCGTCCTGAACGCGATGGGCGCCCGGGTGCGCGGCGCCGGCAGCGACCGGATCGAGATCGACGGCGTCGAGCGCCTGCACGGCATCGACCACGAGGTGTGGGCCGACCGCATCGAGGTCGGGACCCTGCTCGCGGCGGGCATGATCACGGGCGGCTCGGTGCGCGTCCTGGGCGTCGCGCCGGCGCTGCTCGAGACGACGCTCGAGAAGCTGCGCGAGGCGGGGGCGGAGATCGAGACCGACGCCGCCAGCGTGTCGCTGCGGGCGACCGGCCGCGCGCGCGGCGTGAAGGTGGTGACCGCTCCCTACCCCGGCTTCCCGACCGACATGCAGGCGCAGCTCATGGCCGTGCTGGCCCTCGCGAGCGGCTCGAGCGTCGTCACCGAGACGGTCTTCGAGAACCGCTTCATGCACGTTCCCGAGCTCGTGCGGCTCGGCGCCGACGTCGCCGTGGACGGCCGCAGCGCGCACGTGCGCGGGGTGCGCGCGCTCTCGGGCGCGCCCGTGATGGCGACCGACCTGCGCGCCTCGGCGGGCCTGCTGCTGGCGGGCCTCGCCGCCGAGGGCGAGACCGTGGTGAACCGCGTCTACCACATCGACCGCGGCTACGAGCGGATCGAGGAGAAGCTCCGGCGCCTCGGCGCCGAGATCCGCCGGGAGGGCTGAGCATGGCGGCGAGGACCCGATCGGGGGGCAAGGCGGCGCTGCGCGCGCTCGCGAGCGGCGAGGCCGGCTTCGCGCGCGCCTTCGACGAGCTGGTGCGCCGGCGCGAGGCCGGCCGCGAGGACGTCGAGAAGGCGGCGCGCCGGATCCTCGAGCGCGTGCGCGAGGGCGGCGACGACGAGCTCGTGGCCTGCGTGCGCAAGTTCGACGGCGCGAAGCTCGACGCCGTCGAGGTCACCAAGGCGGAGTGGGACGAGGCCGTGGCCCGCGTGGACCCCGCCGACCGCGCCGCGCTCGGCAAGGCCGCCATGCGCGTGCGCGAGTTCCACCGCAAGCGGGTGCCCTCGAGCTGGGAGATGCGCGAGGAGGGCGGCGCCTACATGGGCGTGCGCGTGCGCCCGCTCGCGCGCGTGGGCCTCTACGTGCCGGGCGGCAAGGCCTCGTATCCCTCGTCGGTGATCATGAACGCGGTGCCGGCCTCGGTGGTGGAGGTGCCCGAGATCTGTGTCGCCACCCCGCCGCGCCCCGACGGCAGCCTGCGTCCCGAGGTGCTGATGGCGGCGCGCCTGGCCGGCGTCCACCGCGTCTTCAAGATGGGCGGCGCGCACGCGGTGGCGGCCTTCGCCTACGGGACGGAGTCCGTGCCGCGCGTCGACAAGGTGGTCGGGCCCGGCAACCAGTGGGTGGCGGCGGCCAAGCGCCTCGTCTTCGGCGAGGTCGGGATCGACGCCGAGGCGGGGCCCACCGAGGTGGTGGTGGTGGCCGACCGCACGGCGACCGCCGCCTGGGTGGCGGCGGACCTGGTCTCCCAGGCCGAGCACGACGAGCAGGCCCAGGCGATCCTGATCACGCCCGCGAAGGCGCTGGCGGCGAAGGTCCAGGAGCTCGTCGCGAAGCAGGCGGCGGAGCTCGC contains these protein-coding regions:
- the prfA gene encoding peptide chain release factor 1; the encoded protein is MSELLRRIEETEARARALEEQLADPAVAGRSGEYQTLAKELGRLRPLLEAGARHRRLAADLAGARALLEEEDEELRQEARDEIARAEPELAAVERRIRLLLVPPDPNDERNVILEIRSGAGGEEASLFAGELYRMYCRYAERRGWKVEPLSFSASSTGGVKEVIATIAGAGVWSRLKHERGVHRVQRVPVTEAAGRIHTSTVTVAVLPEAEEVEIQIDAKDLRIDVMRAGGPGGQSVNTTDSAVRITHLPSGLVVHCQDEKSQLKNRARAMKILRARLLEQEQARADAERAADRRSQVGTGERSERIRTYNFPQARVTDHRAGVTLHKLPAVIEGELDELLDAVALNLAEGVRGSAEDA
- the prmC gene encoding peptide chain release factor N(5)-glutamine methyltransferase, translating into MSHEQRASVPETPAAAASERAAAARREPAGRPPVWTVLELLRWTAQHFAERGIDTARLDAELLLADVLGCDRLRLYVDHDKPVAEDERARFRELVRARAGERVPVSILLGRREFWSLPLAVTRDVLTPRPETETLVAAALDALPDREAEWRVLDVGTGSGAIALAIAHERPKARVTATDVSPAALAVARGNAEALGLGLRVRFLEGALFAPVAAELAAGARFDAVVSNPPYVARRDAESLPPELRHEPALALFGGEDGSELLRALAAEVAGALAPGGFAAFELDPRQAEAMAAWLAAGGLAGATVHRDAAGRPRVVSARKA
- the murA gene encoding UDP-N-acetylglucosamine 1-carboxyvinyltransferase, producing the protein MDRIVVRGGNRLAGEVRASGSKNATLALMAAALLTDEETVLRGAPRVRDVETMRRILAALGVPSAWEEAAPQVLRLGGRGRPGHPEAPYELVRQMRASFLVLGPLLARCGIGRVSEPGGCAIGVRPVDQHLKGLEALGAKVRLDHGYVEAAAARLEGARFAFDLNTVNGTQNVMMAAVLARGRTEIENAAREPEVSELAAVLNAMGARVRGAGSDRIEIDGVERLHGIDHEVWADRIEVGTLLAAGMITGGSVRVLGVAPALLETTLEKLREAGAEIETDAASVSLRATGRARGVKVVTAPYPGFPTDMQAQLMAVLALASGSSVVTETVFENRFMHVPELVRLGADVAVDGRSAHVRGVRALSGAPVMATDLRASAGLLLAGLAAEGETVVNRVYHIDRGYERIEEKLRRLGAEIRREG
- the hisD gene encoding histidinol dehydrogenase, producing MAARTRSGGKAALRALASGEAGFARAFDELVRRREAGREDVEKAARRILERVREGGDDELVACVRKFDGAKLDAVEVTKAEWDEAVARVDPADRAALGKAAMRVREFHRKRVPSSWEMREEGGAYMGVRVRPLARVGLYVPGGKASYPSSVIMNAVPASVVEVPEICVATPPRPDGSLRPEVLMAARLAGVHRVFKMGGAHAVAAFAYGTESVPRVDKVVGPGNQWVAAAKRLVFGEVGIDAEAGPTEVVVVADRTATAAWVAADLVSQAEHDEQAQAILITPAKALAAKVQELVAKQAAELARAAVIRESLAKRGAVVVTRDLDEAIELANRYAPEHLVLAVDKPEVALKKVTNAGAVFLGHYTPVAAGDYLAGPNHVLPTGGTARFFSPLGVEDFLKRSSFVRFEPPKLRELGLDLIRLAELEGLPGHARSVDLRLAKIRRERREREAAREAEGDIL